ATCAGAGTTCTAAAATATagtgttatttttttctcttcaaaatatatatggTTTTGAATAATGCAAACTAATGATCAACAGATCCAAATCTTAAACAATCATAATTTAGACATTTGAATGTATCATAATCCCGCGAtgtcctttgttttcttttttctggggATTTTTCATGTAAGCTATGTAACTATATGACTAATTAGACAATTTGGGGCATATTGTTCTTTAGCCATGGTTGGAGAAAATTTGCTCTAATGAATCTTTGGTAGGTTGTGAACATGGACATCATCTATATTTACCAGTTAATAGCTTGTACAGGGGAGATGATTTATGCTCATAATGCACCAATCAAAAgcttgatttgaaagaaaattgaagatctAATATCACACTTTTCTGCTTTGTAATCGGTTTGTTAAATAATCTTAGGTCTATCTTAGGAATTTCCACTCGTGCATTAGTCACATAAATGACATTAACTACTGTTAGAGAATTTAACTATTGATTAAATAATGTGAATTTATTAGCCATTCGATCTTGGCATTTTTAAAGTTTCCCTTCGTTATGTCATCATCTTTTTGGTAGGTTTGGGGTGAGACAACCCCCAAACGTGTACCTATATTATATATAGCAATAGGGAactatgatttttatattgcATTATCTAATTTAATTGCAAATGTTCATTGACTACCCTCATTAGTTTCGGAAATTTCGTTTGTGTTATTCAATAAATTCTCAGAGGATCATAATTGCCATGTCCTTCCTCACGCTTCTTTGGCTCATTTTCAATCAAAGGACAATAATGTCTACTCTTACGCTAAGAAGACATCAATTTGAAGTTGTCATCTCATGACAAAGATTCAATCAAGATTTGTATGGTTTAAATACACATAAAAGGAAAGACATTGTTAGTTATGCACAACTCTTTTTTAAAGCATCAAGAACCAACTGATAGACACAGtatatattttcttcaaaaacatGGCATAcactcaattaatttttatttttaaaacaaatgGGTCCCACCAAATTTAACGTGAGATTGATTATAATCAACGGTGCATATGTATTTAGTTCGGAATAAATCAACTAGGCTCATAatataattacaaaataaaacCTAACTAATAACATATGGACCATGTAGTCATAGAAACAATAAATTTGGCTGGGGTACAATTGACTAgtgaagaaatatttttatattatatattttttaatgggCAACCATTGAAGAAATGAGGAAGGGGCTTGAAGCCATCTATGGGGCAGGACATGTTCAACGCAACCAATGAGGGGACGCCAAGGTGGCTGCCGTCTTCTACTTTGGTCGAGGGTGACACTGCTAATTGGTCTGGTTTTGTATATAAATAGGGAAGCTGCAGTTAAGGTTAGATTGCAGGGGGACCAAATCCTTGTAGAGAGAGACACAAGAGCACAAAATCCatacaaggaagaagaaacagcAAAGAGAAATAGAGCAGAAAGTGATGGGGAGGTCTCCTTGCTGTGATGAGAGTGGCCTTAAGAAAGGTCCCTGGACTCCTGAGGAAGATCAGAAGCTCATCAAGCACATCCAGAAGCATGGCCATGGCAGCTGGAGAGCTCTCCCCAAGCTTGCTggtactttctctctctctctctctctctctctctctcaatggaAGTTTGGTTCCGAAAGCTACAAGAAAGTATTCTGTGTATTGGCCGGACAGCATGCTGTGGTGACGCGCAGACTGATCACTTGTCAGGAGAGCGATCATACGGATCTTGTATAATTGATGCATCTGATATATGAGATGCTTTCTTGGAGATTAGAATAAGAGAATGGATGAGTCTCTATTAGTCTGTCCCTTCGATTTTGTGAAGTTTCAAGCCATCACAATTCATATTGAAGGGTCGGtggtttatatttttcttggcaGGTCTCAACAGATGTGGGAAGAGTTGCAGACTGAGATGGACAAACTATCTGAGGCCTGACATCAAGAGAGGCAAATTTTCCCCTGAAGAAGAGCAAACCATCCTCAATCTCCACTCTATCCTCGGCAACAAGTAATAATCTACTGATTCCCATAAaacttttgggtttttttttttttttattaggttATTTCTCCTCTATCATTTTACagttcaatttggataatttcctaattctgtttcttttttcaacttGAGAAGGTGGTCAGCTATTGCGGGTCACCTACCAGGTCGGACGGATAACGAAATAAAGAACTTCTGGAACACCCATCTCAAAAAGAAGCTGATCCAGATGGGCTTCGACCCGATGACCCACCGGCCCCGAACCGACATATTCTCGAGCCTCCCTCACCTCCTTGCCCTGGTCAACTTGAAGGAGCTCATCGACCACCACTCACTTGAGGAGCAGGCGAGGCTCCAAGCCGAGGCCATCAACAAGTTCCAGTACCTGCAATACCTTCTTCAGCCACCCACACCACCGGTCTCTCTCACTCCCACCACCTCAAACAATGTCGTCACAGATGACGTGGAGACCATGAAGCTCTTGAATGCCTTTGCCTCAATCAAAGAGAACCAAATGATGACcttatcatcatcaccatcacctTCCCAGTTAGAAGCAACCGCTCACTCACTATTTGGGAATGCCCCAGTTAGTCCTGTCCATGATAGTTACCCTTTTGCCCACTTGCCTGAGCTACAAAACCCGTGCAGCTTCCAGACAAACTTGAGCAAGGATCATgataacaacaacaataacactATGGTCCAAGCTAGCGAGTTCGCAATATTCAGCCAAGGAGAGAACTCACCAAATTCTCCTtggcttccttcttcttcaacgCCGTCTCCTCCTGCCGAGACTTCTTTCACCAACACTTTCAACGGCGATGGCGGGGCTGTCTCCTCCATCTGGCCCGACCACCTCCTCGACGATTTCAATTTTTCGTGAGATTGCTTAGTTAGCTCTTTAGAGACATGTTACGTGTTTGTATGATAAAATGTCTTAGTACAGTGTTTCACATCCTGATTAAGTATACTACAGCGTATATTTCTAAGAAAAAACGCGTTTCCATGAGCCGTGCTGATGCAACGCAAATTGATGGCGACTTTTCGAATTTTCTTTAAAGGACGGAGCGACCTTGGATCAGAAGTTAACTAGTCGTTGACGTTTTGCATGCAGTGTAATATGTTTTATGCCATCTTGACACAGTTTAATGAAATTGCCCTTCGTATGCGGGTTTGTTGATCTTGAATCGCCGGACTGAGAAACTAATTTCGGGATTATCGTGAAACCAAGGTGAAAATATCAATTGTAAACGTGAAATTAATATGATATCACTTGGTGCCTATTCTCATTCTTCATTGTATGGCAAATAATTGCGATATCTATATTCCCTCATTAGAACCCCGTACACACGTAGTAAATAGAACAGATCGTGACATACACTACGTGTAGGTTGCAGCTCGATAGATAAGAGAAGATTAGAAGAatccaagaagaagatgaatccAATTCATGTGTTCACACATAGGAAACCGGGTTTTCCTATCACATCTCtgcttttttcaaatttctgacCTATTGTATGTGGAATTATTATCACTAATTAAGCTTTTATTATCTGTAATATAAGTTAAGATCAAGGTTCCACCGAATCTTCCACCTGCAACACATCTAACCACTCTGTTTCTCTGGACGAAGTGTGTATGTGTGCGGCTCCTCCCAAAACTCCATTTTCATGTGATAGTGATCTTTACTTGACATTGCCCTTTAGCAGAGAAAACGATCATCTTTCTTTGTGTTCTAGACTAATAGAGCCCTAAAAACTCAGaggggcgagagagagagagagagagagagttgaccGATTTATAGATGTCAAAAGCAATGACGTAGAAAGgattctcaaatttctcaatgaTAAGAGGGACCCCATAAGTAGGTAGGAATCAAGAAAGGGTGACAAAGTTTTCTGAACAGCTCAAAGACATTGGTCATCTTCCTACCACTTTTGTTTTTTAGTCCTAGTTTAGATCGAAGAAAAAgtacttttgatttctattaTTTAAATGATCACATCCAGGACGAAAATTcgtttttttgggtaaatatataaataatttacatGGCTTGTAAGCAAGAAATTAGGAGGGAAATGTTATATCATTTATTGCCCCGAAAATTCATGATTGACCCAAAAATAAATGGTGTAGAATAACATAGAACTTTGTATTTGAGTTTGTGTAATTTCTTAACATTTATATAACGCTGTAAGGGTTATATGTAAAACATACACTACATGTTATCATACTATGATTCACCAAATATATTGAGGAGTGACAAAGCATGAATAAGTCAAGGCATCTTTTTTAAGTATGAAAGTTAATTGTTTATCAACATTACATAGGGACCGGGCTATGCCTAAATGGAAGACCCTCTTGTGCTCTAGCCCCTaagaaattttgtcaattgagtggGATTAGATATGGGACCGAGCAAGCTTTTTGAGGCACAAAGAGAAGCTACATTATAGAGATGTCAAGTTGAGTGCTTCTATGAGAGTTTGAGCAGTTTTGTGAAAGAGAATCTGCGAGAGTTCAGATTCTAAGAGATTAATGTGTGCAATTTAGGGCTGAAACACTCAAACAATTAACAACTCAAATTGCGCTTACCCGATTGATTCTAGATTGGTTTACATGAGGACATTAGGTTATTGGGAGAAAATTTGGAAACCAGTTTTGACCGGTTCAGAAATTTTATACCTAGAACCATCATTCTAATTGAAACTTGGttttagcttcttctttttttctttttttcgaaaaccaaatatatatgtTGGAGATGGGTTTTGAACAGAGGAAGCTTAGACAATCTATCAATGCCTTAATCATTATGCcacatatttttcataatattctcCTATAATTATAgttatattacttaaaattaAGCATTTTTGGTCCCAAGCTTTTCGTAAGGAAAGTGGTTCACATCTGAGttccaaatattgaaaattgaCTATGATAGGATAGATTTCCAGTTCTTTTAGAGTCTGCTCACTTTGAACCGATAACATATCTCAAGATTAGGAAACCTCCTCTTTCCTTATGTTTCTCAAATTGAGTTTGAACTCAACACAGAAAACCTAATAgagatatttttctttaaaaaacatgaatgtttcttttacacaatatattatatatatatatatatatatatatatatattgaatggTTACATAGCCTTAGAAGATTAATAACTTTCTTTTTAGAagattaaaaacaaaaacacatcATTGGATGAAATTACGCTCTGTTCCCTCTCGATTGACTATCACACGACAAGAAGTAAAACATCaggaaaaagtaaagaagaaagGGGACAGTCTCCTCAATCACTTGATTCGATGTATCTTCTTGACAGTATGAACAACACAACCGGGGAAGTAAATCTCTGGACTTTCTAATTCAACTTTGATTAGGAATGTGTCGTCTTTTCAAAGAGTAAATTGAGCTAACAGTAATTTCCTCATTAACAAAGATCTCAGCTCTCTAAGGTCTCTGACATTGCCTTTATTCCATGTGAGGCTCAAgctccaagaagaaaaagtgagcaCTGACGGGTCAACcttgatatatatacatatatctaTGGTCTCTAATTCCAAGGATTTAACGAGGAAACAAGCGAGCAGTGACGGGTCAACTTGGTATATGTACAGATGGCTAAGGAGCCACCACTCCCGAGGATTTACCAAACTCCTCTTAGCCTccagaaataaaagaattattGCACTGATTTGACACGTGGCCTCCCCATGTTAGACTCGACGGACTgtaaaggagaaaatatttaatggaGCTGATGGTCCCGATGTATTGGGATAAAAGCACAGGATGCATCCGTGTTGTTTCCTAAACATGAAGGAAAATGATACCAGCGCGGATATCACTCGACTAACATTAACAATAATACGCACACATTCCATTATTACcagagaaaattatccaaaagatCTTAAACTAATTGTACGACatttatttaatcataaatattttaattttgtcattcgaaaagtttaaaattaaattaacacaaccaaaatatttaggtttaattgacaaattgtcaaaagatttagaactaagttgatataattaaaaagttgaaGGAGGTTAAATTGGTTGCCATATAAttggtttagaactttttgaataatttactAAATGTTAAAGATCACGTTTAATAGATCGATTGATACACCGTAGCATTCTACTTTTTCGCTAGATTTAGTAGTTTGTACATGTActttccctttcatttttcaaagcACTAGTAAAATGTCATGCGCTTGCTTAGACATGGTTTCAATGCTATTAGATAAACTATATTTACTTAATTTAGAAAAGAACcacataaaagaagaaaatatgagatCTTCATGAAATCAATGGTCTTTTTCTAGGTATAACGAGAAATGCTcattgaagaagagagaagattaACCAAAAGTTAGGTCATCAAGAAGATATAGCACTTGCGTGAACATGTTTGGACATGACTTCTTTGATTTTAACACATGCAATTGACTTTGcagttcttttgtttttaattgtCATGGACATACACATCAGACATGTCCATGTTGGTGGAGACAATAGTTCCTATGGTAAGTCAGAAAAGTAAACACATTTGGCACACCTTATTgtattaaattgaatttcaccaaataattggttttggttttggctATTAAAACCCACTTAGTCACAAAAGTCAACCTCTAATAGGTGTTGCCCTTCTCTTAGTCTTGCCGTCCTTTTACTCAAGAGACGGCGGATCCGATGACTTTGAGAGATTCATGTCATTGACATTAGTACTCTAATAAACTAGAGAAACCCGTTAATTAAATCAAACATGTTTTGCCCAAGGGGAGAAAAGTATGCAGATTTGAATGCTTATTTGATGTCTATTATGAAGACTTAAGTAATTTCATAAACAATGTGCAAGAGGGTAAACATTGTTGGTGGGAGAGAGTGATATTGAGCAAACGTGGATGCACACAATAACACATGCTATGGGATGAAAGGGAAGGATGAAAAGAACTCCAAGGACGGTGCCACTATTTTCTAGGTCATTCACTAATTAGGTGGGATTTCATTGCTTGCTTTTCTAGCAAGGGATTGACCGTGAAGATCTTGCAATTAAGAAAAAGCAAGACCCGGATAATCTTATTGCGGACGGCCaatatttgattaaaaaagGGTGGGCTATATACAATTCCAATATGGCTCAATCTGCCCATTTTCAACAAAGGGACAAAATTGTccttaattatttaaataaaatttaaaatggtGGACCCCAAATTTAtctactttccatttttttctatttttctttttgcatgtAGGGTCTAGTTTTCATGATTAGGAatatccaatttttctttttgttcatttgttAAGTGGGCATTGGGTAAGTGAAGGCATTTTTCACGTTGTTAAGCAAATTTATGGGTTAATTGtcatatatttataaatttttgtatttataaaCTTTTGTTGTTGTCTATTGTTAAAATATCTCATATCACTTTTCTATAAGATTTATATACTTCTTATATACATATGATCTCCCTCTACttattagtttaaatttttaggttATACATTCTAATATTTATCAccatcaaaatttttattatcagTTGTCTTTTATATACGATTATTGGGATGattggatgaaaaaaaaaaacacattcttCAAATATttgccacaaaaaaatcacaagtaCATTAAAAATCTTGAtgatttaaaaatcaaaactttaaaaaataaacaaaatgacACCTAATGGATTGACAAACACTAAAATCATTGATGGTgtgtttaggaaaaaaaaacaccaagATGCTTTAATGTGCATAACCTTTTTTCGTCGGTTTTGTGTGTGtatgtgcgtgcgtgcgtgcgtgcgtgcgtgcgtgttCTTCTACATAAACCTATGACGTCTTGGATGGTTCTGTGTAATCGTGTCTCGCCGGTGTTAGGAAAAAACACCAATTTTTGATGCGGTAAacaaaaagatttgatattAATTTCAGACtaatcaaataaaagataacAAGTTCACCACAAAAATAAGTTTTGAGGGTAGGAGTGACATTTGTTATAATAGCAATGATAAAGGGAGactagtttttattttctaaatagcAATAAACTTAAATTCGAAGGACAACCATAATAAGAAAATACTATATTGAAGATAACTatacaaatatgaaaatttttaggGGCAACTTTATCTATATTGTGAAAAAGAGTAGATTTAATCATAACGGTAGATAGCCGTATAATGAGCTCACGGATGCATTCATGAAGCCTGGGAGGGGCAAAAAGGCCAATTATTTAAGCTTTATTAGAGCTAGAAATACGACACAGTCCTCCAAGTTTCTTGCCTATTTCTTACTTTTCACATTGACATGCGGCCGTTtacgtttttatttctcaactattttgtattttattgttTCCTACAAGTATATACATATATCATGTATATGTTCAATAGAAAATCCATCAATTTGCTTTTTCTGTTAATGAGAAGTgcaaattgcttgttttttcaaCATAATCATCTCTAATGTACACTACTAAAAAACTCACGATCTGTGATAAAATTCAGTTTTCTTACTTAATTAAAATACTCAGGCTTGGTATTTGCGATAGATGACTCCACTGAATAAATTTGAAGTACTCTACTtataaattttcttcaaaacaagaccttttattacttttatctcaataaaaaaatttagaaaaaaaaaatgtcaatagAACTATCTGTTATGCAAATGTTCTTTGACACATGTAGTAAAACCAAATATCACTTAAGCCTTTAAGGTGAGTACATATAGATTTTCACCAAATATATACATGCATCACCCCCTAAACTTGGTCTATTAAATAGTTTTTTCCTCctataaaagaattaaattttgttttgtcaaaagCATATGCCGTGTGTATCTTGGATTCGATTCCTTTTCCTGAAATGATGCTCCTCTTTATCTCAAATGTGaatgaataagaaaaagatttttctcctttcttattTAATCTATTTAGACTAAGAGATTCCGTGTCCCATAATTGAAATCGAAAGGCTCATGACTGGTTATCTTAGTCAACTTTTAGCAGATCCATATGTCGACGTGTTGCggaaaagagttaaaaaaaaaaaaaaaggaggtggAAAACTTGTTCAAAAGTCAATATGGTCAATCTTGTCAAGGCAATAAGATAAAAGTACAACAGTAATAATATCTCAGCATTTATATATTCAGCCATTCAAAATTCATACGCATTAAGATTCTTACTATAAAGGCTAAACGTAGAACCAACCATTCATGTTGAAAGACAACCATAGCCACAGAAATTTAACTCCCGATCTGTCAACACCTACAAGTCATCAACATTTATTATGAACGGGCAGTGAGCTCGATCGATGAGAGCGAAATTTCATACAAGCAGAACATCATCGGTGAATAAGACAATCGACAAACCACAAGCTTGTCAACAGCGAAGGAAATTGACAACACATAGAGCGAAAGTCATGATGAGAGCCTTCTCCATCCATTATTGGAGTCTAGAGAGTCTGAGAGTATATTTTGGGTCAAGCTTCCAATGGTAGACCAATTGACATAGCAAGGCCCACCCATTATTTGATGGATCTTCATGACTTGGTACCTCCATAAAAGATAAGAGaggattttcctttttgtgggTCACAAAAGATAAAAGGGAGATTGACCAAGCACGTATGATTTGATCATTATGGCATTCTCTAATCAAAAGCTGACCAGAAGTTTTAAAGTCATTCGTTTGAATACAAAGATGATTTGATTGGTGTGGCTCCCAAGACTTTCGTCTTTGCTGTAGAAAGGATGAAGTTTTTAGGTGGAAGTTCCATGAGAAAGAAGcagccagaaaagaacaaaaaactgGTTCACAAAAGTTAGGCTACGCTTTGACCATAGGGTTAGACATAGGCAAAGCAACGACGAATTTTGATTAGTGATGGTGATATGATGAGGTCCAGCTGGAAGTCCCGCTCAGAAGAGTCAAAAAGATTCCATTTTTGGGAGGACAAGTTTGATTTGAATCGAGCCAGCTAGAGATATGGAGGACGAAGCAACGTGGGCTTTATACGAGGTGAATAGAGAAGGTATCAAAGAACTTGAAAAAGCATCCTTgtagaaaaggagaaaatgccATTTACTTGACATGCACTAGCTCCTCAAGATCAATCGTTGAGCTCAAACACCATTCAATTTCTCCAATCTTGTAATGGCGATAAGTGGGCCAGCAGCCCACACGATGCGCTGTCATGGTACTATGGTTAAAAGAAAGCAATAGAAACACGAGAAAAGGAGTCCAATTTCGAGTACTGAAAAGTTTCAGGGCTGTCTTCTTTGTAACATATAGGACAGAGAGAGCC
Above is a window of Eucalyptus grandis isolate ANBG69807.140 chromosome 9, ASM1654582v1, whole genome shotgun sequence DNA encoding:
- the LOC104418273 gene encoding transcription factor MYB92, with protein sequence MGRSPCCDESGLKKGPWTPEEDQKLIKHIQKHGHGSWRALPKLAGLNRCGKSCRLRWTNYLRPDIKRGKFSPEEEQTILNLHSILGNKWSAIAGHLPGRTDNEIKNFWNTHLKKKLIQMGFDPMTHRPRTDIFSSLPHLLALVNLKELIDHHSLEEQARLQAEAINKFQYLQYLLQPPTPPVSLTPTTSNNVVTDDVETMKLLNAFASIKENQMMTLSSSPSPSQLEATAHSLFGNAPVSPVHDSYPFAHLPELQNPCSFQTNLSKDHDNNNNNTMVQASEFAIFSQGENSPNSPWLPSSSTPSPPAETSFTNTFNGDGGAVSSIWPDHLLDDFNFS